The following proteins are encoded in a genomic region of Necator americanus strain Aroian chromosome II, whole genome shotgun sequence:
- a CDS encoding hypothetical protein (NECATOR_CHRII.G5390.T1) has translation MGSIRSRQGSYGPTDGPRSSCPSVRLDSPSSALLRSGDLRLKRNEKSLRDPAEYVSKAKHRRAGHIMRRIDDRWTKRTLEWIPRDAKRPRGRPPTRWGDVFATRVDQLRAQLDTAQGPRQHHSRNLRTSWMTMARERSEWKRSWGPHVQ, from the exons atgggcagcattcgcagccgtcagggaagctacggaccaactgacggaccaagatcttcgtgcccatctgttcgactcgacagtccttccagcgctctgttacgcagcggagac ctccgacttaagaggaatgagaagagtcttcgcgacccagcggaatacgtatcgaaagcaaaacatagaagggccggtcacatcatgagaagaatcgacgatagatggactaaaagaacgctagagtggatcccaagagatgctaaacgccctcgagggagaccgccaacgagatggggtgacgtgttcgctacacgggtggaccagctgagagctcagctggatacggctcaaggacctcgccaacatcactcacgaaacttgagaacatcttggatgacaatggcgagggaacgaagcGAGTGGAAGAGAAgttggggcccgcacgtccagtga